Genomic window (Chloroflexota bacterium):
TGTAAATATGACATATGACAAAAGGAGGATAACATGCTCATTATCGGCGAGAATATTCACATTATCTCACCCAAGGTCAGGGCCGCCTTTGAAACGCAGGACAGCAAGTTCATCCAGGATCTAGCCCTACGCCAGGTCAAACACGGAGCGGATATGCTGGATTTGAACATTGGGCCACAGCGAAAGCGCGGTGTAGAAGTAATGGAATGGATTGTGGATGCCGTGCAAGAGGTTACGGATGTGCCACTTTCGCTGGATACCACGAATGCAGCGGCTATCGAGGCAGGTCTGAAAAGGGTCAAACGTCAGGCGATGATCAATTCCACCTCCGCCGATCCAGAGCGGTTAGAGAACATCATGCCGCTGGCTGCCAAGTACAACGCCAAAATCGTCGCCCTGACCATGGGGAAATCGGGCATTCCTACGACCGCTGAAGCACGCGTAGAGCTGGCGATGGAGGTGCTGATTCCCAAAGCTATGGAGCTGGGTATCCCCATGTCCAATCTGTACCTCGATCCACTGGTACTCACAGTGAACGGGACACAGGAGCATGCACCACATACACTGAATGCCGTGCGCTTCTTCAAGCAGCTCGCTGATCCACCGCCCATGACCGTAGTTGGCTTATCCAATATTTCCAACAGCGTTCCCACCGAAAATCGCAGCCTGATCAACCGCACCTTCCTGGTGATGTTGATGGCTGCCGGCTTGGATGCAGCGATTGCTGATCCGCTGGATGAAGAACTGAACCGATACATGCGCATTGTCGAGCAGCGCGATACAAGCACAGGCCTAGGTGATTTGCTCGTGACGCTTTACGACAAGACGGCGGCAATGGAAGAGCTAGAACCTACGGATGTGGACATGAGCGATCCAGAACAGGTAGCTATCTGGAAAACGGTGCAAATCTTGTACAACAAGGTCATCTACGCACATTCATACCTGCGTATGTAAGTGGAGGGTGTTGAAAAGAACACCAACCGTCGTGCTGAACCTTGTCCCGAGCGAAGCCGAAGGGAAGTGAAACTTCCCACTTCTCGTATCATGAAGTCCTTCGCTCAGGATGACACCTGAGGCTTTTTAAACACCCTCTAAGTACGGGTTAAACGAAGCAGTTCTTAGATACTTGACAAGCTGGCAGATTAGGCACTGTCACTTGCTTGTCGCATCATTTTTCACCAAGGGCAAGGCGGTATCGAGAAGCCCTGGCTAGAGTATAGGCCAGGGCGTATACTTCTCCGCCGCTTAGGTAAAACGTGATATAATCGTAGCGGGTAGAATGCGGTGTGCACTTTAGAGCAGCCGAGATATTTCTGCCCCCTCACTTCAGACAAAGGAGGAAACTGCCATGTCCGTTACTTACCACGATCTCAATCCACCCGAGCGTTTATTGCTTGGCCCGGGACCAAGCAATGTAGACCCCCGCGTGCTGCGGGCGATGTCCACACCATTGCTGGGCCACCTCGATCCGGACTTTCTCAAAATCATGGACGAGACGAAACAGTTGCTACAATACACTTTCCAGACGAATAACT
Coding sequences:
- a CDS encoding dihydropteroate synthase produces the protein MLIIGENIHIISPKVRAAFETQDSKFIQDLALRQVKHGADMLDLNIGPQRKRGVEVMEWIVDAVQEVTDVPLSLDTTNAAAIEAGLKRVKRQAMINSTSADPERLENIMPLAAKYNAKIVALTMGKSGIPTTAEARVELAMEVLIPKAMELGIPMSNLYLDPLVLTVNGTQEHAPHTLNAVRFFKQLADPPPMTVVGLSNISNSVPTENRSLINRTFLVMLMAAGLDAAIADPLDEELNRYMRIVEQRDTSTGLGDLLVTLYDKTAAMEELEPTDVDMSDPEQVAIWKTVQILYNKVIYAHSYLRM